The following proteins come from a genomic window of Malus domestica chromosome 02, GDT2T_hap1:
- the LOC139191013 gene encoding uncharacterized protein — protein MRRLISKFFIYENVPAAKASSHHFKNMVVGCQQAGVGVQPPTPYEIRNKYLDMEYKDIGEYVNKLRSKWETNGCTIMCDRWTGPTRLSIINFMVYSKGKTIFLKSVDASDHIKNYKYIYKLLRDVIMEVGEHNVVQVVTDNGSAFVKAGKKLMKHHNVFWTSCAAHCIDLMFEAMGKRENVATVVKRARTITNYIYNHGWLLAKMSEFCRGEIIRPATTRFATNYIALNSLLKKKAGLKQLFTSDDWANHNFSRSNTGRMVESIVLDHAFWSQTEHVCQVFEPLYKVLRIVDTEVYPTMGAVYELMRVVKDELERKHGARWVVKIIEDRWYKTLYHDLHAAAYYLNPRYQYRPGVGDDGNLIRAVHNVYSKLDHALPAVGQFGNEVHNYLNYNNYFVGLN, from the exons atgaggcgtctaattagcaagttctttatctatgaaaatgtccctgctgcgaaggcatcatcacatcatttcaaaaatatggtagtgggatgtcaacaggccggtgttggagtacaacctcccactccctatgagataagaaacaaatatttggatatggagtataaagacattggcgagtatgttaacaagttgaggtcaaagtgggaaactaatggttgcacaatcatgtgtgacagatggaccggcccgaccagattatctatcatcaacttcatggtatactccaagggaaagacaatttttttgaagtctgttgatgcttcagaccatataaagaattacaagtatatttacaaattattgagggatgtaatcatggaggtgggagagcataatgttgtccaagtcgtgaccgacaacggttctgcatttgtcaaagctggaaaaaagttaatgaagcatcataatgtgttttggacatcatgtgcagcacattgtattgatcttatgtttgaggcaatggggaagagagagaatgttgctactgtggtcaaaagagctagaacgatcacaaattatatttacaatcacggttggttgttggcaaagatgagtgaattttgcagaggagaaattattcgtccagctaccactcgattcgccaccaactatattgcattaaacagcctactcaagaagaaagcagggttgaagcaactattcactagtgacgattgggccaaccacaatttcagccgctcaaatacaggtcgtatggtggaaagtatagtgcttgatcatgctttttggagtcaaacagaacatgtgtgtcaagtgtttgaacctctttacaaagttttacggatcgttgacacagaagtgtatcctactatgggggcagtatatgagttgatgcgtgtagtgaaggatgaattggaaagaaaacatggtgcaaggtgggtcgtaaaaataattgaagaccgatggtataaaacattataccacgatttgcatgcagcag catattatttgaatccccgataccaatacagacccggtgttggagatgatggtaaccttatacgtgctgtacataatgtatactctaaattagaccatGCAttaccagcagttggccaatttggaaatgaggtacacaattacttaaattataataattactttgttggattaaactaa
- the LOC139189319 gene encoding uncharacterized protein encodes MSPTEWWIMYGTDAPTVRKLAIKVLSQTASSSACERNWSTFALIHTKQRNKLAHSSLEKLVYCYYNMKLQIRDKEAEIDHVDRGDPLDVFDIVGEDDDTEGNQLFQWIRPLHLDDDEGNPAPRVAEEARNEGINVERVLEEEVGSSSADSFEELLHPRPSNTGIPPFSNPTQPQHRADTNDSSSTRSGNSPTTGGGNDEGHSGAGGSGGGYGNYYGPPPPGYMSPFTGEANFTHATQDDDHGSRRAGPGIGAIGKDYTRRERGKGILSSQEDDSLSRTSDSVGLGSSNYGYTHNQPFPYPSYLIPVGMKSSDSWKQSQPQSSNDFSYGQPQPISDPYGWHINNYMQNYFGDLSFDNYSSQYTHSTHRDDEDSDKFEPHRNSMWY; translated from the exons atgtctccta ctgaatggtggatcatgtatgggaccgatgcaccaactgtgagaaagttagcaataaaagtattatcacaaacagcttcctcatctgcttgtgaaagaaattggagcacatttgcactcatacacacaaagcaaagaaataagttggctcatagtagcttggaaaaattagtttattgctactacaacatgaagcttcaaattcgagataaggaagcagaaatcgatcatgtcgaccgtggtgacccactagatgtgtttgatattgttggtgaagatgatgatacggagggtaaccaactttttcaatggattagacctcttcatttagatgatgatgaaggcaacccagctcccagagttgctgaagaagcacgtaatgaagggataaatgtagaaagagtattagaggaggaggtgggatctagcagcgctgactctttcgaagaacttttgcacccaagaccaagcaacactggaattccacctttttccaatcctacacaaccacaacatcgtgctgatactaatgatagctctagtacaagatcaggaaactcacctaccaccggaggtgggaatgatgaaggacatagtggagctggaggtagtggtggtggatatggaaactattatggaccaccacctcccggatatatgagccccttcactggtgaggcaaacttcacgcatgcaacacaggatgatgaccatggcagtaggcgggcaggaccaggaattggtgccatagggaaggactatactcgcagagaaagaggcaaagggattttgtcaagtcaagaagatgactcgttatctagaacttcagactctgttggattgggaagtagtaactatggttatactcataaccaaccatttccctacccttcatatctcattcctgttgggatgaaatcgagcgactcatggaaacaatcccagcctcaatcttcaaatgatttttcttatggacaacctcaaccaatctcggatccatatgggtggcatattaacaattacatgcaaaactattttggggatttatcatttgataactactcttcacaatacactcattctacacatagagatgatgaagatagtgacaaatttgaacctcataggaactctatgtggtactaa
- the LOC103456065 gene encoding translation factor GUF1 homolog, chloroplastic has translation MAADLSAQTFLLSTTTTTPQRSHPRTTTSFLPSSSLYSHSKTLLHLSKTSRPRRHSLHQVICQSTGTQPISQLGHDRLSKVPISHIRNFCIIAHIDHGKSTLADKLLETTGTVQKREMKEQFLDNMDLERERGITIKLQIARMRYGFKNGEPYCLNLIDTPGHVDFSYEVSRSLAACEGALLVVDASQGVEAQTLANVYLALENNLEIIPVLNKIDLPGANPDSVIKEIEEVIGLDCSNAILCSAKEGIGITEILDAIVERVPPPAENADKPLRALIFDSYYDPYRGVIVYFRVIDGRIKKGDRVYFMASGKDYFADEIGVLSPTQQQVEELYAGEVGYLSASIRSVADARVGDTVTHYSRKAESSLPGYEEATPMVFCGMFPVDADQFPELRDALEKLQLNDAALKFEPETSSAMGFGFRCGFLGLLHMEIVQERLEREYNLSLITTAPSVVYKVNCVGGEVVECSNPSALPEPGKRKSIEEPLVKIEMLTPKEYIGPLMELAQDRRAVFKEMKFIAENRASLTYELPLAEMVGDFFDQLKSRSKGYASMEYTFIGYKESDLIRLDIQINGEPVEPLATIVHKDKAYGVGRALTQKLKELIPRQMFKVPIQACIGSKVIASEALSAIRKDVLAKCYGGDITRKKKLLKKQAEGKKRMKAIGKVDVPQEAFMAVLKLEKEVL, from the coding sequence ATGGCTGCAGACCTCTCTGCTCAAACCTTCCTCCTAtccacaaccaccaccaccccccAACGCTCCCACCCCAGAACTACCACCTCCTTCTTGCCTTCCTCCTCTCTCTACTCTCACTCCAAAACCCTCCTCCACCTCTCCAAAACCTCCCGCCCTCGCCGCCACAGCCTCCACCAAGTGATCTGCCAGTCCACCGGCACCCAACCCATTTCCCAGCTCGGCCATGATCGCCTCTCCAAGGTCCCCATTTCCCACATCAGGAACTTCTGTATCATCGCCCACATCGACCATGGCAAGTCGACTTTGGCCGATAAGCTGCTCGAAACCACCGGCACTGTGCAGAAGCGCGAGATGAAGGAGCAGTTTCTCGACAACATGGACTTGGAGAGAGAAAGGGGCATCACCATCAAGCTCCAGATTGCCCGAATGCGATATGGGTTCAAAAATGGTGAGCCCTATTGTTTGAATTTGATTGACACTCCTGGGCATGTCGATTTTTCTTATGAGGTTTCTAGATCGCTTGCTGCTTGTGAAGGCGCTCTGCTTGTCGTCGATGCTTCGCAGGGTGTCGAAGCGCAGACGTTGGCGAATGTGTACCTGGCATTGGAGAACAACTTGGAGATTATCCCTGTATTGAACAAAATTGACCTCCCGGGAGCTAACCCGGATAGTGTGATCAAGGAGATTGAGGAGGTTATTGGGTTGGATTGCAGCAATGCCATACTCTGTTCTGCCAAGGAGGGAATTGGGATCACTGAGATTCTCGACGCGATTGTCGAAAGAGTTCCTCCTCCGGCAGAGAATGCTGATAAGCCATTGAGGGCTTTGATTTTTGATAGTTATTATGACCCTTATAGGGGTGTTATTGTGTATTTTAGGGTGATTGATGGGAGGATTAAGAAGGGGGATAGGGTTTATTTCATGGCTAGTGGGAAGGATTATTTTGCTGATGAGATTGGGGTTTTGTCTCCAACACAGCAGCAAGTTGAGGAACTTTATGCCGGCGAGGTGGGTTATCTTTCGGCTTCTATAAGATCAGTGGCTGATGCTAGGGTTGGGGATACAGTCACTCATTATAGTCGAAAGGCGGAAAGTTCATTGCCGGGTTATGAGGAAGCTACTCCAATGGTGTTCTGTGGCATGTTTCCTGTGGATGCAGACCAGTTTCCTGAGCTGAGGGATGCACTTGAGAAACTGCAGCTTAATGATGCTGCTCTGAAGTTTGAGCCAGAGACTTCAAGCGctatgggttttgggtttaggtGTGGATTCTTGGGGCTTCTCCACATGGAAATTGTTCAGGAGAGGCTGGAGAGGGAGTACAATCTGAGTCTGATAACTACTGCCCCGAGCGTTGTGTATAAAGTGAATTGTGTAGGTGGTGAGGTTGTTGAATGCTCAAATCCATCTGCTCTTCCCGAGCCTGGAAAAAGGAAGTCGATTGAGGAGCCGCTTGTGAAAATTGAGATGCTTACACCGAAGGAGTACATCGGTCCTCTTATGGAGTTGGCACAGGACAGAAGAGCAGTGTTTAAAGAAATGAAGTTTATTGCTGAGAATAGAGCATCACTCACATATGAATTACCCTTGGCTGAGATGGTAGGCGACTTTTTCGACCAGCTCAAGTCCAGAAGCAAAGGTTATGCAAGCATGGAATACACTTTTATCGGATACAAAGAAAGCGATCTAATAAGACTCGATATTCAGATTAACGGCGAACCTGTAGAACCGCTGGCAACCATTGTACACAAGGACAAGGCATATGGTGTAGGGAGGGCTTTGACACAAAAGCTGAAGGAGCTTATACCAAGGCAGATGTTTAAAGTGCCCATTCAAGCATGCATAGGATCAAAAGTGATTGCTAGTGAAGCTTTATCAGCAATCCGAAAGGATGTTTTAGCGAAATGCTACGGCGGAGATATcacaaggaagaagaagctgcTCAAAAAACAGGCTGAGGGAAAGAAACGAATGAAGGCAATTGGTAAAGTTGATGTGCCTCAAGAAGCCTTCATGGCCGTGTTGAAACTCGAAAAGGAGGTATTGTGA
- the LOC103456056 gene encoding F-box protein At4g35930-like, which translates to MGKVSPKERNSKNPKQKKQRGSSSRYLKPGALAQLKYNKVSSAKSCTDLGRKRVAVFESKKAEGDMVLEDKAIDKRPLMLSLVNLARQNSLLKTPRTPRFEDCESESRLESLPMDLLVKLLCHLHHDQLKALFHVSQRVRKAVVIARQFYFNYTTPDRSRQEMLNTMTPHHAEHWPFLNKGDGNGVWIQSPHTPKAPKHGPRPPSRLKVSEMRQVAAVLFQESNFASRCMVPSAIPKPLCKNRVLFYEDELCQAVAQNKLL; encoded by the exons ATGGGGAAAGTGTCTCCAAAAGAGAGGAATTCGAAGAATCCGAAACAGAAGAAGCAGCGGGGTTCCAGCAGTAGGTATCTGAAGCCCGGTGCTCTTGCCCAGCTTAAGTACAATAAGGTGTCTTCAGCGAAGTCTTGTACTGATCTGGGGAGGAAAAGGGTGGCTGTGTTTGAGAGCAAGAAGGCTGAGGGTGACATGGTGCTTGAAGATAAGGCTATTGATAAAAGGCCATTGATGTTATCCCTTGTGAATTTGGCTCGGCAGAATAGTTTGTTGAAAACTCCGAGGACTCCTCGCTTTGAAGACTGTGAGTCGGAGTCCCGGCTTGAGTCCCTTCCCATGGATTTGCTG GTTAAGTTATTGTGTCACCTGCACCATGACCAACTGAAGGCACTTTTTCACGTTTCTCAGCGGGTTAGAAAAGCT GTTGTAATTGCGAGGCAGTTCTACTTTAATTATACAACTCCAGATCGCTCTAGACAGGAGATGTTGAATACAATGACACCCCATCACGCAGAGCACTGGCCTTTTCTAAA CAAGGGAGATGGGAATGGTGTATGGATTCAGAGCCCCCATACTCCAAAAGCACCGAAACATGGTCCCAGACCACCATCCCGCCTCAAAGTCTCTGAAATGAGGCAGGTTGCTGCAGTTCTCTTCCAGGAGTCAAATTTCGCCTCAAGATGCATGGTGCCATCTGCCATACCAAAGCCCCTGTGCAAAAATCGAGTTCTGTTCTACGAGGACGAGTTATGTCAGGCTGTTGCTCAGAACAAACTTCTTTGA